A section of the Flavobacterium sp. CG_23.5 genome encodes:
- a CDS encoding aminopeptidase P N-terminal domain-containing protein has translation MNFKYSFILTVLFVCAAIAQNGNPNDYLSAQFHKERREALRAKMPQNSVAVFFGNPIRNRANDVDFIYHQDPDFYYLTGYKEPNCVLVVFSNNQTKDGKTYNEMLYVQEKNPKAEQWTGVRLGTEGAKKELGFDNALNGAAFLNSGIDFRSFNNVLFKEFEGDNRNSKREKADLYKLIEAFKTQIGYDVKTGKQVDSNLQNEINLKKSITPKKAITDTKSITTYMASLREKKSKEEMVLLTKAVRISAMGQREIMKAMHPGMSETEIQGVHEFVYKKYGSEFEGYPSIVGAGNNGCALHYIENSKMKVENDLVLMDLGAEYHGYTADVTRTIPANGKFSTEQKLIYDMVYDAQEAGIATAKIRNSFSAPDAAARKVISDGLMKLGIIKTADESRKYFPHGTSHHIGLDVHDPGLYNNFEENMVLTVEPGIYIPKGSDCDKKWWGIAVRIEDDILITSNGPVNLSGEAPRKSNEIEALMKEKSVFDGFTLPSLD, from the coding sequence ATGAATTTCAAATATTCTTTTATCCTTACTGTGCTTTTTGTTTGTGCCGCTATAGCGCAAAACGGAAACCCAAATGATTACTTGTCAGCTCAATTCCATAAAGAGCGAAGAGAAGCTTTGCGTGCTAAAATGCCTCAGAATAGTGTTGCGGTATTTTTTGGAAACCCCATTCGAAACCGCGCCAATGATGTGGATTTTATCTATCACCAAGATCCTGATTTTTATTATTTAACGGGGTATAAAGAACCCAATTGTGTATTAGTTGTTTTTTCGAATAATCAAACGAAAGACGGAAAAACTTATAATGAAATGCTGTATGTTCAGGAAAAAAATCCAAAAGCGGAGCAATGGACAGGAGTGCGTTTGGGAACTGAAGGCGCTAAAAAAGAGTTAGGGTTTGACAATGCTTTAAATGGTGCAGCATTTCTGAATTCTGGAATTGACTTTAGGAGTTTTAACAATGTGCTCTTTAAAGAATTTGAAGGGGATAACAGAAATTCAAAACGAGAAAAAGCGGATCTATACAAATTAATTGAAGCTTTTAAAACTCAAATAGGTTATGATGTTAAAACAGGAAAACAAGTAGATTCTAATTTGCAAAATGAAATTAATCTTAAAAAAAGTATCACTCCAAAAAAAGCGATTACAGATACCAAATCGATTACAACATACATGGCGAGTTTGCGTGAGAAAAAATCCAAAGAAGAAATGGTTTTGCTTACCAAAGCGGTTCGAATTTCGGCAATGGGGCAACGCGAAATTATGAAAGCGATGCATCCCGGAATGTCTGAAACTGAAATTCAAGGTGTACATGAGTTTGTGTATAAAAAGTACGGAAGTGAGTTTGAAGGCTATCCGTCAATCGTAGGAGCCGGTAATAATGGCTGCGCATTGCATTATATTGAGAACAGCAAAATGAAAGTTGAAAATGACTTGGTTCTAATGGATTTAGGTGCTGAATATCATGGTTATACTGCTGATGTAACTCGAACTATTCCTGCCAACGGGAAATTTTCAACAGAGCAAAAACTAATTTATGATATGGTTTATGATGCTCAAGAAGCGGGAATTGCTACAGCAAAAATAAGAAATAGCTTTAGTGCTCCAGATGCGGCTGCCCGAAAGGTAATCAGTGATGGTTTAATGAAATTAGGAATTATTAAAACAGCAGATGAATCACGAAAATATTTTCCGCATGGGACTTCACATCATATCGGGTTAGACGTTCATGATCCAGGATTATATAATAATTTTGAAGAAAATATGGTGCTCACCGTAGAACCTGGAATTTACATCCCTAAAGGAAGTGATTGTGATAAAAAATGGTGGGGAATTGCCGTGCGAATCGAAGATGATATTTTGATTACTTCTAATGGTCCAGTAAATTTATCTGGGGAAGCACCTAGAAAATCAAATGAAATTGAAGCACTTATGAAAGAAAAAAGTGTTTTTGATGGTTTTACTTTACCAAGTTTAGATTAG
- a CDS encoding diphthine--ammonia ligase: MKTKALFNWSSGKDSALALYKILQNPEFEITCLLTSVNQQFQRISMHGVRVELLEQQANSIGLPLEIMQIPEMPTMEVYEKVMTATLAKLKNQGVTHSIFGDIFLEDLRKYREEKLGEIGFEGVFPLWKIPTLDLIQEFISLGFKTIVVCVNERFLDKSFVGRVIDQDFINDLPENVDVCGENGEFHTFTFDGPIFSKPIDFEIGEIVYRKYEKPKEKESSNTACDTSASGAFDFGFWYCDLVAK, translated from the coding sequence TTGAAAACGAAAGCCCTATTTAATTGGAGCAGCGGAAAAGATTCTGCTCTAGCGTTATACAAAATATTACAAAATCCCGAATTTGAAATTACCTGTTTGCTTACGAGTGTGAACCAACAATTCCAGCGCATTTCCATGCACGGAGTTCGGGTAGAATTGTTAGAACAACAAGCCAACAGTATTGGATTGCCACTTGAAATCATGCAAATTCCCGAAATGCCCACGATGGAAGTCTATGAAAAGGTCATGACAGCAACATTGGCAAAACTAAAAAACCAAGGTGTTACACATTCTATTTTTGGAGATATATTTCTGGAAGATTTACGTAAATACCGGGAGGAAAAATTAGGCGAGATAGGTTTCGAAGGTGTTTTCCCGCTTTGGAAAATCCCAACGTTGGATTTGATTCAAGAATTTATAAGTTTAGGATTTAAAACGATTGTGGTTTGTGTAAACGAGCGGTTTCTCGACAAAAGCTTTGTGGGTCGCGTCATCGATCAGGATTTCATTAACGATTTACCAGAAAATGTGGATGTTTGTGGCGAAAATGGAGAGTTCCACACCTTCACTTTTGATGGGCCAATTTTCTCTAAACCGATTGATTTTGAAATAGGAGAAATCGTTTATAGAAAATACGAAAAACCTAAAGAAAAAGAATCCTCAAATACCGCTTGCGACACAAGTGCTTCCGGTGCTTTTGATTTTGGATTCTGGTACTGTGATTTAGTTGCTAAATAA
- a CDS encoding M1 family metallopeptidase: MKYLLILFSTFIFAQQTKYVDFKSVFAQIAIDAKEKTVSGNVIYWFTILNPTDTIKIDAQSMSFSNMKMNDKSIEYLNTGRQLQIIFPFKKGKNELVFDYVAKPKQTMYFVEDQIWTQGQGKNTSHWFPSFDDVNEKVTFNLGIAFDADYQVISNGSLSSKIVNSENKNKVYWQFRMEKPMSSYLLMLAIGKFEKKIEISHSGVPLEMYYEAKDAARFEPTYRYSQVMFDFLETEIGVNYPWEIYKQTPVRDFLYAGMENTSSTLFSSRYMVDSTGFEDRSYTNVNAHELAHQWFGNLVTAENSKHHWLQEGFATYYALLAEKEIYGEDYFYSKLYESAQQLKYASRTDSIPVLNAKASSLTFYQKGAWALHVLHEEIGDKAFKKAVKSYLKKYAYQTVNTQNFFDEIKKVSHYDLNNFSKVWLESSAFNTQQANALLLKNKSMQTLFEVEKFRSKPLSEKKYFFVKVLQSNVYFTIKKAIVNQLKKEKFEDKKQLLILALETNNLQVRQEVANNFNEIPEDFRAQYESLLNDKSYQTQEIALYNLWNNFPEQRYKNLDKSKDWIGFNDYNLRTLWLSLALTTPDYSKNKEVLIKELIGYSSSKYEATTRQNALENLIAYQLINDIVLKNLVNATTHHMWQFSKFGRDNIRNLLKNKEMRVSFERILMDLDEKEQFQLNRLLKE, encoded by the coding sequence ATGAAATACCTATTAATTTTATTTTCTACTTTCATTTTTGCACAGCAAACTAAATATGTTGATTTCAAATCAGTTTTTGCTCAGATCGCAATCGATGCCAAAGAAAAAACTGTTTCGGGAAACGTAATTTATTGGTTTACCATTTTAAATCCAACAGATACTATTAAAATAGATGCGCAAAGCATGAGTTTTTCTAACATGAAAATGAATGATAAAAGTATTGAATATCTCAATACTGGCAGGCAATTACAGATCATTTTTCCGTTCAAAAAAGGAAAAAATGAATTGGTTTTTGACTATGTGGCAAAGCCAAAACAAACGATGTATTTTGTAGAAGATCAAATTTGGACACAAGGGCAGGGGAAAAATACCAGTCATTGGTTTCCTAGTTTTGATGATGTAAATGAAAAAGTAACTTTCAATTTAGGAATTGCTTTTGATGCGGATTATCAGGTGATTTCTAATGGATCTTTGAGTAGTAAAATCGTAAATAGCGAGAATAAAAATAAAGTATATTGGCAATTCCGCATGGAAAAACCAATGAGTTCTTATTTACTAATGCTTGCCATTGGAAAATTCGAAAAGAAAATAGAAATCTCGCATTCTGGAGTGCCGTTGGAAATGTATTATGAAGCTAAAGATGCCGCTAGATTTGAACCAACCTATCGCTATTCACAGGTAATGTTTGATTTTCTGGAAACAGAAATAGGAGTGAACTATCCTTGGGAAATATACAAACAAACGCCAGTTCGTGATTTTTTATATGCAGGAATGGAAAATACCTCGTCGACCTTGTTCTCGAGTCGCTATATGGTTGATTCGACAGGTTTTGAAGATCGAAGCTACACTAATGTGAACGCACATGAATTGGCGCATCAATGGTTTGGAAATTTAGTCACCGCCGAAAACAGCAAACATCATTGGTTACAAGAAGGTTTTGCGACTTATTATGCGCTGCTGGCTGAAAAGGAAATCTATGGTGAAGATTATTTTTATTCCAAATTATATGAATCTGCGCAGCAATTAAAATACGCTTCCCGAACGGATTCGATTCCAGTTTTGAATGCCAAAGCAAGTTCGTTGACTTTTTACCAAAAAGGAGCTTGGGCATTGCATGTTTTACACGAAGAAATTGGGGACAAAGCCTTTAAAAAAGCAGTAAAGTCCTATCTTAAAAAGTATGCTTATCAAACCGTAAATACTCAAAATTTCTTTGATGAAATTAAAAAAGTATCTCATTATGATTTAAATAATTTTAGTAAAGTATGGCTTGAATCAAGTGCGTTTAATACGCAACAAGCTAATGCTTTATTGTTAAAAAATAAATCTATGCAAACGCTGTTTGAAGTTGAAAAATTTAGAAGTAAACCATTATCGGAGAAAAAATATTTTTTTGTAAAAGTCTTACAATCCAATGTTTATTTTACTATTAAAAAAGCGATTGTAAATCAATTAAAAAAAGAAAAATTCGAAGATAAAAAACAGTTATTAATTCTTGCTTTGGAAACAAATAATTTACAAGTTCGTCAAGAAGTTGCCAATAATTTTAATGAAATTCCAGAGGATTTCAGAGCGCAATATGAAAGTTTATTGAATGACAAATCGTATCAAACTCAGGAAATAGCATTGTATAATTTATGGAATAATTTCCCGGAACAACGTTATAAAAATTTGGATAAATCTAAAGATTGGATTGGTTTCAATGATTATAACTTAAGGACATTATGGTTATCACTGGCTTTAACAACTCCCGATTATTCGAAAAATAAAGAGGTTTTAATTAAAGAATTAATCGGATATTCATCTTCCAAATATGAAGCAACTACACGCCAAAATGCTTTAGAAAATCTCATCGCTTATCAGTTAATCAATGACATTGTTTTGAAAAATTTAGTTAATGCAACCACACATCACATGTGGCAATTTTCTAAATTTGGACGAGATAATATCAGAAACTTATTAAAAAATAAGGAGATGAGAGTATCTTTCGAAAGAATTTTAATGGATTTGGACGAAAAAGAGCAATTTCAACTCAACCGATTATTAAAAGAATAG
- a CDS encoding sulfite exporter TauE/SafE family protein, whose product MESYIIILLCIAAFAAGFIDAIVGGGGLIQTPMGLILLPNLPVATVIGSLKVPSFSGTAFAAHQYLKKVDMNWRLLAIMMIMAFPSAFLGSTLLTYVSNDFMKPLLLVVLSFLVIYTYAKKNFGQHIEKNLSHKTQIFHAIGISFVVGFYDGFIGPGTGSFLVVAFIALMGFDFLHASANAKMVNLATNFGSICLFILKGKIIWAIALPMAASNAFGGWIGAKLAINKGNSFIRIFFLVVVVGTLIRFAYDVFWKKYT is encoded by the coding sequence ATGGAGTCTTACATAATTATTTTGCTTTGTATTGCCGCTTTTGCTGCCGGATTTATCGATGCGATTGTTGGCGGTGGCGGATTGATTCAAACTCCTATGGGATTAATTTTATTGCCAAATCTTCCGGTTGCGACAGTAATAGGGTCGTTAAAAGTACCTTCTTTCAGTGGAACTGCTTTTGCAGCTCATCAATACCTCAAAAAGGTCGATATGAATTGGAGATTATTGGCCATTATGATGATTATGGCCTTCCCTTCGGCGTTTCTAGGATCTACTTTGCTAACTTATGTCAGTAATGACTTCATGAAACCGTTATTATTGGTTGTTCTATCTTTTTTAGTGATTTATACGTATGCTAAGAAGAATTTTGGACAACATATAGAAAAAAATCTCTCTCATAAAACTCAAATCTTCCATGCCATCGGAATCAGTTTTGTAGTTGGTTTTTATGACGGATTTATCGGACCTGGAACGGGTAGTTTTCTAGTGGTAGCGTTCATTGCTTTAATGGGTTTTGATTTTTTACACGCTTCCGCAAATGCTAAAATGGTGAATCTGGCGACCAATTTTGGTTCCATTTGCCTATTTATTTTGAAAGGGAAAATTATTTGGGCTATTGCTTTGCCAATGGCTGCCAGCAATGCTTTTGGCGGGTGGATTGGTGCTAAATTAGCCATCAATAAAGGAAATAGTTTTATTCGGATTTTCTTTTTGGTTGTTGTTGTGGGTACGCTAATTAGGTTTGCTTACGATGTGTTTTGGAAAAAATATACGTGA
- a CDS encoding ATP-dependent helicase, whose translation MHKYIDQLNEAQREPVLQKDGPMIIIAGAGSGKTRVLTIRIAYLMSQGVDSFSILSLTFTNKAAREMKKRISDIVGSSEAKNLWMGTFHSVFARILRSEAEHLGYPSNFTIYDSQDSLRCISGIIKEMQLDRDVYKPKQVLSRISSYKNSLITVKAYFNNPELQEADAMAKKPRLGEIYQNYVDRCFKSGAMDFDDLLLKTNELLTRFPEVLAKYQNRFRYILVDEYQDTNHSQYLIVRALSDKFQNICVVGDDAQSIYAFRGANINNILNFQKDYEGVKTFRLEQNYRSTKNIVEAANTIIEKNKVKLDKIVWTANDFGPKIKVHRSMTDAEEGRFVASTIFEQKMQHQMMNGQFAILYRTNAQSRAMEDALRKRDIPYRIYGGLSFYQRKEIKDVLCYLRLVINPKDEEALVRVINYPARGIGDTTIEKLTIAANHYKRSIWEVMQNIDKIDLKLNSGTKQKLQDFVTMIQSFQVINENQDAFYITDHVSKKTGLVQELKKDATPEGMAKIQNIEELLNGIKDFTEGQKEIDGARGALSEFMEDVALATDLDKDTSDEDRVALMTIHLAKGLEFPQVFVVGMEEDLFPSAMSMSTRSELEEERRLFYVALTRAEHQAYLTYAQSRYRWGKLTDSEPSRFIEEIDSQYLEYLTPAENNYRYKPMIDSDIFGDVDKSKLRLAKPANGTPPKYATNNEPKSDINVRKLKPVSSNNASGTANLFDNKLVAGNIVMHERFGKGEVLNLDGSGADKKAEIKFEVGGIKKLLLRFAKLDIIG comes from the coding sequence ATGCACAAATATATTGATCAACTAAACGAAGCCCAACGCGAACCGGTATTGCAAAAAGACGGTCCAATGATCATCATTGCGGGTGCCGGTTCTGGAAAAACGCGTGTGTTGACTATTAGAATTGCTTATTTGATGAGTCAGGGAGTAGACTCGTTTAGTATATTGTCACTGACGTTCACCAACAAGGCTGCGCGCGAAATGAAAAAGCGTATATCAGATATTGTTGGTTCAAGCGAAGCCAAAAATCTTTGGATGGGAACTTTTCACTCGGTTTTTGCCCGAATTCTACGTTCGGAAGCGGAGCATTTAGGCTATCCTTCAAATTTTACCATTTACGATTCACAGGATTCTCTTCGTTGTATTTCTGGAATTATCAAAGAAATGCAATTGGACCGCGATGTGTACAAACCAAAGCAGGTTTTAAGCAGAATTTCCAGTTATAAAAATAGTTTAATCACCGTAAAAGCCTACTTCAATAATCCTGAATTACAGGAGGCAGATGCGATGGCTAAAAAGCCGCGTTTGGGGGAAATTTATCAAAATTATGTAGACCGTTGTTTCAAATCTGGAGCTATGGACTTTGATGATTTACTTTTAAAAACCAATGAACTATTAACTCGTTTTCCGGAAGTTTTAGCGAAATACCAAAACCGTTTTCGCTATATTTTAGTGGATGAGTACCAAGATACAAATCATTCGCAATATTTGATTGTGCGGGCTTTATCAGATAAATTTCAAAATATATGTGTGGTAGGGGATGATGCGCAAAGTATTTATGCGTTTCGAGGTGCCAATATAAATAACATTCTGAATTTTCAGAAAGATTATGAAGGTGTAAAAACCTTTAGATTAGAACAAAATTACCGTTCGACAAAAAATATAGTTGAAGCGGCCAATACCATCATTGAAAAAAATAAAGTAAAACTTGATAAAATAGTTTGGACTGCCAATGATTTTGGTCCAAAAATAAAAGTGCATCGTAGTATGACTGATGCCGAAGAAGGACGTTTTGTTGCCAGTACAATTTTCGAACAAAAGATGCAACATCAGATGATGAATGGTCAATTTGCCATTTTGTATCGTACGAATGCACAATCGCGTGCTATGGAAGATGCCTTGAGAAAACGAGATATTCCGTACCGAATTTACGGTGGTTTGTCCTTTTACCAAAGAAAAGAAATCAAAGATGTATTGTGTTATTTGCGATTAGTTATCAATCCAAAAGATGAAGAAGCTTTGGTTCGAGTGATTAACTATCCGGCTCGTGGAATTGGAGATACAACAATTGAAAAATTAACTATTGCGGCCAATCATTACAAGCGTTCTATATGGGAAGTAATGCAGAATATCGATAAAATTGATTTAAAATTAAACTCGGGAACGAAACAGAAGTTGCAAGATTTTGTGACAATGATTCAGAGTTTTCAGGTAATAAACGAAAATCAAGATGCTTTTTATATTACCGATCATGTTTCCAAAAAAACAGGATTAGTACAGGAATTAAAGAAAGATGCTACTCCTGAGGGAATGGCAAAAATTCAAAATATTGAGGAATTATTAAACGGTATCAAGGATTTTACCGAAGGTCAAAAAGAAATTGATGGTGCAAGAGGCGCTTTGTCTGAATTTATGGAAGATGTTGCTTTGGCGACCGATTTAGATAAAGATACGAGTGACGAAGATCGTGTGGCTTTGATGACGATACATTTAGCCAAAGGATTGGAATTTCCTCAGGTTTTTGTGGTGGGAATGGAGGAAGATTTATTTCCGAGTGCGATGAGTATGAGCACCAGAAGTGAACTCGAAGAAGAGCGTCGTTTGTTTTATGTAGCTTTGACCAGAGCCGAACATCAGGCATATTTAACTTATGCGCAATCGCGTTACCGCTGGGGAAAATTGACTGATAGTGAACCTTCAAGATTTATCGAAGAAATCGACAGTCAATACTTAGAATATTTAACACCTGCAGAAAATAATTATCGCTACAAACCAATGATTGACAGTGATATTTTTGGTGATGTTGATAAATCCAAATTACGTTTGGCCAAACCAGCGAATGGAACTCCACCAAAATACGCTACGAATAATGAACCAAAATCAGATATCAACGTTCGAAAATTGAAACCCGTTTCCAGTAATAACGCATCGGGGACCGCTAATTTGTTTGATAATAAATTAGTTGCCGGAAATATCGTGATGCACGAACGTTTTGGAAAAGGAGAAGTATTAAATCTGGATGGATCGGGTGCTGATAAAAAAGCCGAAATCAAATTTGAAGTAGGCGGAATTAAGAAATTATTATTGCGATTTGCAAAACTGGATATAATAGGATAA
- a CDS encoding L-threonylcarbamoyladenylate synthase, translating to MAQFIKIYPDKPNEAAIAKVVKVLKEGGLVIYPTDTVYGLGCDITNTKALERIAKIKGVKLDKANFSFICHDLSNISDYVRQIDTSTFKILKRALPGPYTFILPGNNNLPKEFKKKTTVGIRVPDNSIALEIVKLLGNPIVSTSIHDEDDVIEYTTDPELIFEKWQNLVDVVIDGGYGDNVGSTIIDLSGDEPIVVREGKGSLDIL from the coding sequence ATGGCTCAATTTATAAAAATATACCCTGATAAACCGAACGAAGCGGCTATTGCCAAAGTAGTAAAGGTTTTAAAAGAGGGTGGTTTGGTTATTTATCCAACAGATACGGTTTATGGATTGGGTTGTGATATTACCAATACCAAAGCATTAGAACGTATTGCCAAGATAAAAGGCGTTAAACTAGACAAAGCGAATTTCTCTTTTATTTGTCACGATTTGAGTAATATATCAGATTATGTGAGACAAATAGACACGTCAACTTTTAAAATATTAAAAAGAGCTTTACCTGGTCCATACACTTTTATTTTGCCTGGCAATAACAATTTGCCTAAAGAATTCAAAAAGAAAACTACGGTCGGAATCAGGGTTCCTGATAATTCCATTGCGCTTGAAATAGTTAAATTGCTGGGAAATCCAATTGTTTCCACTTCCATTCACGATGAGGATGATGTCATCGAATATACCACTGATCCGGAGCTCATTTTTGAAAAATGGCAAAACCTTGTAGATGTAGTTATAGATGGCGGATACGGTGATAATGTAGGTTCAACAATCATTGATCTATCTGGTGATGAACCTATTGTAGTTAGAGAAGGAAAAGGAAGTTTAGATATTTTATAA
- a CDS encoding flagellar motor protein MotB: MKKIVIALSVLALLSSCVSKKKYTDLEARNKETQDLLNTATVKLNSCLEEKAGLTATVAGLKDQNQGLISTSKDMTVLSTKGAENIEKALESIKEKDLKISRMQDALTKKDSVTLALVTSLKSSVGISDPDIEINVEKGVVFISIADKLLFKTGSYDVTDKAKGVLAKVAKVVNDKPDFECMVEGHTDNVPYKGSGILLDNWDLSVKRSTSIIRVLTNQLGVKPEQLIAAGRSSYIPLVDNNSAENRARNRRTRIVVLPKIDQFYDMIEKEMKKQKQ; encoded by the coding sequence ATGAAAAAAATTGTAATAGCTTTATCCGTATTAGCACTTTTATCTTCTTGTGTTTCTAAAAAGAAATACACTGATTTAGAAGCCAGAAACAAAGAAACTCAAGATTTATTGAATACTGCAACCGTAAAACTTAATTCTTGTTTAGAAGAAAAAGCGGGTTTAACTGCGACTGTTGCTGGTTTAAAAGACCAAAATCAAGGATTAATAAGCACTTCTAAAGACATGACAGTATTGTCTACAAAAGGAGCTGAAAACATTGAAAAAGCTTTAGAATCTATCAAAGAGAAAGATTTGAAAATAAGCAGAATGCAAGATGCTTTAACTAAAAAAGACAGTGTTACTCTAGCTTTAGTAACCAGTTTAAAAAGCTCAGTAGGAATTTCTGATCCAGATATTGAAATAAATGTTGAAAAAGGAGTTGTTTTTATCTCAATTGCTGACAAATTATTGTTCAAAACCGGAAGTTATGATGTAACCGACAAAGCTAAAGGTGTTTTGGCTAAAGTGGCCAAAGTGGTAAACGACAAACCTGATTTTGAATGCATGGTTGAAGGACATACGGATAATGTACCTTACAAAGGAAGCGGAATATTACTTGACAACTGGGATTTAAGTGTAAAACGTTCTACCTCAATAATTCGTGTATTAACGAATCAACTAGGTGTTAAACCAGAACAATTAATTGCAGCAGGAAGAAGTTCTTACATTCCGTTGGTAGATAATAATTCTGCGGAAAACAGAGCGCGTAACAGAAGAACTCGTATTGTTGTATTGCCAAAAATCGATCAATTTTATGATATGATTGAAAAAGAAATGAAAAAACAGAAACAATAA
- a CDS encoding glycosyltransferase family 2 protein: MKIAVVILNWNGVQLLEQFLPSVVKYSPEATIYLADNDSTDDSISFVMANFPLVKIVKNDTNLGFAGGYNEALKYIVADIYALVNSDIEVTENWLQPVINTFDKEPQTAIIQPKILDYKNKEYFEYAGAAGGFVDKYGYAYCRGRIFETLEKDNKQYDDNREIFWASGACFFIRSTVFKELKGFDADFFAHQEEIDLCWRAFNKSYKIKYISGSVVFHVGGATLQQGNPKKTYLNFRNSLFMLTKNLPKGKLYWILFCRMILDAIAGIQFLLQGKFNHFLAVIKAHGSLYSNFAVHYKKREKFQSEKYYHQKSIVYLYFIKKVKFFSDIINIKINIKN, translated from the coding sequence ATGAAAATAGCTGTTGTCATACTCAATTGGAACGGAGTACAATTATTAGAACAATTTTTACCTTCAGTAGTAAAATATTCTCCCGAAGCCACTATTTATTTGGCCGATAATGATTCAACTGATGATTCAATTTCATTTGTGATGGCCAATTTTCCATTGGTTAAAATTGTAAAAAATGATACGAATTTAGGTTTCGCCGGCGGATACAACGAAGCATTAAAATACATTGTTGCCGATATTTACGCTTTGGTAAATTCGGATATTGAAGTTACTGAAAATTGGTTACAACCCGTCATTAACACTTTCGATAAAGAGCCTCAAACTGCTATTATTCAGCCTAAAATATTAGATTACAAAAACAAAGAATATTTTGAATATGCTGGTGCTGCCGGAGGATTTGTTGATAAATACGGTTATGCATATTGTCGAGGTCGCATTTTTGAAACTTTAGAAAAAGACAATAAACAATACGACGACAATAGGGAAATATTTTGGGCATCTGGAGCTTGTTTTTTTATTCGAAGTACCGTTTTTAAAGAATTAAAAGGCTTTGACGCTGATTTTTTTGCACATCAGGAAGAAATAGATTTATGTTGGCGGGCTTTCAATAAAAGCTACAAAATAAAATATATTTCGGGGTCAGTGGTTTTTCACGTTGGCGGCGCAACTTTACAACAGGGAAACCCCAAAAAAACGTATCTGAATTTTAGAAACTCATTGTTTATGTTGACTAAAAATTTGCCAAAAGGTAAATTGTATTGGATTTTATTCTGCCGAATGATTCTTGATGCCATTGCCGGAATACAATTTCTTTTGCAAGGAAAATTCAATCACTTTTTGGCAGTAATAAAGGCTCATGGTTCCCTTTATAGTAATTTTGCTGTTCATTATAAAAAAAGAGAAAAATTTCAATCAGAAAAATACTATCACCAAAAAAGCATCGTTTATTTGTACTTTATCAAAAAAGTCAAATTTTTTAGTGATATAATTAACATTAAAATAAATATTAAAAACTAA
- a CDS encoding type I restriction enzyme HsdR N-terminal domain-containing protein, with amino-acid sequence MQQLNFPTYTFRFKNSENKVSIFDEIRKKFIILTPEEWVRQHVVQFLLEEKKYPKSLINVEKVLMVNGLRKRYDVVVFNSDGSIFVLIECKAPAIKIAQATFDQIARYNMTLKSQFLMLTNGLNHYFCQMDFDNEKYQFLQELPDYTLNNLKTEPSE; translated from the coding sequence ATGCAGCAATTAAATTTTCCTACTTATACTTTCCGTTTCAAAAATAGCGAAAATAAAGTCTCTATTTTTGATGAAATCAGGAAAAAATTTATCATTCTCACACCCGAAGAATGGGTTCGTCAGCATGTTGTTCAATTTTTATTGGAAGAAAAAAAATATCCAAAATCATTAATAAACGTAGAAAAAGTTTTAATGGTCAACGGATTACGAAAACGATATGATGTTGTTGTATTCAATTCCGATGGTTCAATTTTTGTTTTAATCGAATGCAAAGCCCCCGCGATAAAAATTGCTCAAGCTACTTTTGACCAAATTGCCCGTTACAATATGACATTGAAGTCCCAATTTTTGATGTTGACCAATGGTCTGAATCATTACTTTTGTCAAATGGATTTTGACAATGAAAAATATCAGTTTCTACAAGAATTACCTGATTACACATTAAATAATTTAAAAACTGAACCGTCAGAATGA